The Canis aureus isolate CA01 chromosome 22, VMU_Caureus_v.1.0, whole genome shotgun sequence genome has a window encoding:
- the CCR4 gene encoding C-C chemokine receptor type 4, giving the protein MNPTDIADTTLDESIYNNYYLYENIPKPCTKEGIKAFGELFLPPLYSLVFLFGLLGNSVVVVVLFKYKRLKSMTDVYLLNLAISDLLFVLSLPFWGYYAADQWVFGLGLCKIISWMYLVGFYSGIFFIMLMSIDRYLAIVHAVFSLRARTLTYGVITSLATWSVAVLASLPGLLFSTCYTERNHTYCKTKYSRNSTRWKVLSSLEINILGLVIPLGTMLFCYSMIIRTLQHCKNEKKSKAVRMVFAVVALFLGFWAPYNVVLFLETLVELEVLQDCTFERHLDYAIQATETLAFVHCCLNPVIYFFLGEKFRKYLVQLFKTCRGPFMLCQYCRLLQMYSPDTPSSSYTQSTGDHDLHDAL; this is encoded by the coding sequence ATGAATCCCACAGATATAGCAGACACCACCCTGGATGAAAGCATCTATAATAATTACTATCTCTACGAAAACATCCCTAAGCCTTGCACCAAAGAAGGCATCAAGGCATTTGGGGAGCTCTTCCTGCCCCCTCTCTACTCCTTGGTCTTCCTGTTTGGTCTCCTTGGAAACTCTGTGGTGGTTGTGGTCCTGTTCAAGTACAAGAGGCTCAAATCCATGACTGACGTGTACCTGCTCAACCTTGCCATCTCGGACCTGCTcttcgtgctctctctccccttctgggGCTACTATGCTGCAGACCAGTGGGTTTTTGGACTAGGTCTCTGCAAGATTATTTCCTGGATGTACCTGGTGGGCTTTTACAGTGGCATCTTCTTCATCATGCTCATGAGCATCGACAGATACCTGGCAATTGTGCATGCAGTGTTCTCCCTGAGGGCGAGGACCTTGACGTATGGGGTCATCACTAGCTTGGCCACGTGGTCTGTGGCTGTCCTGGCCTCTCTTCCAGGCCTTTTATTCAGCACCTGTTATACCGAGCGCAACCATACCTACTGCAAAACCAAGTACTCCCGCAACTCTACAAGGTGGAAGGTGCTGAGCTCCCTGGAGATCAACATTCTGGGATTGGTGATTCCCTTGGGCACCATGCTGTTCTGCTACTCCATGATCATCAGGACACTGCAGCACTGCAAAAATGAGAAGAAGAGCAAAGCAGTGAGGATGGTCTTTGCCGTGGTGGCCCTCTTTCTCGGGTTCTGGGCGCCTTACAATGTGGTGCTCTTCCTGGAGACTCTGGTGGAACTGGAGGTCCTTCAGGACTGCACCTTTGAAAGGCACCTGGACTACGCTATTCAGGCCACAGAGACCCTGGCTTTCGTTCACTGCTGCCTTAATCCCGTCATCTACTTTTTCCTCGGGGAGAAATTCCGCAAGTATCTCGTGCAGCTCTTCAAAACCTGCAGGGGCCCTTTCATGCTCTGCCAATACTGTAGGCTCCTCCAAATGTACTCCCCCGACACTCCCAGCTCGTCCTACACGCAGTCCACCGGGGATCACGATCTTCACGATGCTCTGTAA